Below is a window of Myroides profundi DNA.
ATAGTGTGTATGTGTGGTGTACAGTACTAGCATTATTCTTCGTGGTACTCTTTAGAAAACAATTAGTTCATCTAAACAGTACCTTCTTATGGTTTGACAGTATAGGTCTAGGTTTATTTGTTGTGGTAGGTACAGAGAAGACCATGTCTCTAGGCTATCCATTTTGGGTAGTAGTGATCATGGCGACTATCACTGGGATAGTAGGAGGTATCGTTAGAGATATAATGATTAATGAGATTCCTGCTATTTTTAAACAGGAGTGGTATGCGCTGACCTGTATATTCGGGGTGATGATATACTATCTACTTGACTTCTTCGGTGTAGGTATAATTTTTACACAAATATTCTGTGCGGCTTCTGTGTTTGTAATTCGCTTAATAGCAAACCGTTATAAACTGGGGCTTCCGACCTTAAAAAGTGAAGAATAAAAAAGTTTTAATTTTTTAAATTAAATATTTGCAGATACTAAAAATCGTTATATATTTGCACCGCAATAAAGGTAAAATATAACCTTCCTCCTTAGCTCAGTTGGTTAGAGCATCTGACTGTTAATCAGAGGGTCCTTGGTTCGAGCCCAAGAGGGGGAGCAAAACAAAAGCCAGTCTTATGACTGGCTTTTTTATTTGGAGTACTATTGACTTCACTTCTCTATCGTTATCACTGTAGTACAAGCTCTGTTTATCTACTGTATTCTGTGATATACTGTGCGCAGGTATGATTGTTTCCTATATATCGGATATAGAATATATCATCTATAGGCTTGAAAAAGACATACCATTGAGTATTGTTATTCCTTTTAAAAACAACATAAACTAAATCTTTTCCATATTGATCAAAATGAGGAGGAGCGGGTTTATATGGTTTTACACTTATTTCTTTTTCTATTGTGTCGATGATCTAGCTTACATAATCGTATGCAGTCGATTTTGAACTAAGATATTTATTTTCGTATAAGATAGTAACGAGTTTGTTTAAGTAATTTTCTATCTCTGGATCATAAACTATCCTTATCATAGGAGTCTGTAGTTACTAGTCTTTTATTTTTCAAAAAGTTTATCAATGTGTTTAAAGACACGTTTTTTTAACTCATCTCCTGTGATTCCTTGTTCTGCGGTATCCTCAATGAGTGCTCTATCAGATACAACTAGATGTATGAACTTATCTCCGCGTTTAACAACTACTTTTTCAGTCTCTGCTAACTCTAAGTATTTTTTCTGCTTATTTTGTAACTCAGTTGGACTAATAACTATCATAGCTTAAAGGGTTTAAGTTTAGTATAAATGTACGAAATTATGTATAGGTAGGGTGTTATTATCTATCAACATGATTTAATTATAGTAGATATATTATTGTTTAGAGTATATTATTCGTCTGTGTTTTTAAGAGCTATCTTTTTACTTTGTTTCGCTGTTTTTTAAGTGAATATCTATAGAACCACTCTTAGTATATTTATTGTTCATACTTTTTAGGTAGTTACCCTATCATTTATCTACAGTAGTTAGATAGAAGTTTAGAGGCTATCTTTGGTAATAATATCAAGTAATCTCGTTAATGAATAATCATTAAGCAGGTTGAATAGAACCTTTTTCTGTTCATGATTAAAAAAAAATAAAAAATATTTATTTTTCTTCTATCTCATAATCAGATAGTTTTAATTCAAGCTTCATTTTTTTTGACACAAAATGCTCAAAAAGCCTATAAACAGTGAGGTATTTGATTAAAAATGTATATATTTGCAATGCAATAAAGGTAGAATATAACCTTCCTCCTTAGCTCAGTTGGTTAGAGCATCTGACTGTTAATCAGAGGGTCCTTGGTTCGAGCCCAAGAGGGGGAGCAAAACAAAAGCCAGTCTTATGACTGGCTTTTTTATTTGATATCTATTCCATTCTTGTCTTTTAGGGTGTTGATTATCTTCATTTTATTATCTGTTCATCTATTAGAGCATAAGCTTTCCTTTATTTTTAATTCTATCGATATCAAGCTAATATTCTCTTGAATTCCATTTTTTAGAACGATTAATAGGTGCTAGAACTAGCGTATTCTGTTATCTTTTTTACATTAATATTAGTGGTGGTCGGCATGTGGTCGGCTAGTGATGGGCATTTGGTCGGCTAAAAAGTGCTATAAATAAGCCTATCACCTGCCTATCACTATACTATCAAATAGGTAGCATAGGAAGGAAAGTGAAAACATTGTCTCACCTGTGTAGAGGATGATAACAGAAGATGTCTAATGGGAATAAAAAGAAAATCCCCTAATAAGAGATCTTATTAGGGGATTGATAATTATATAGTGTCTACAACAGCAGTGTTGGATAATATTAGTTAGTTCTATTTAAAGTTAGTCTTTTATAAAGTGGTGTAATTAGAAAAAAAATCCCAACAGAAGGCTACTATTGGGATGGGATGATTAGGGGGTAAGGTCTTATTAGTACTGTCCGTCTCTACTGAA
It encodes the following:
- a CDS encoding trimeric intracellular cation channel family protein is translated as MLDKFIDFWTTIHFVDIIEFFGTCAFAISGIRMASAKSLDWFGALVVGFVTATGGGTLRDLLLGVTPFWMLNSVYVWCTVLALFFVVLFRKQLVHLNSTFLWFDSIGLGLFVVVGTEKTMSLGYPFWVVVIMATITGIVGGIVRDIMINEIPAIFKQEWYALTCIFGVMIYYLLDFFGVGIIFTQIFCAASVFVIRLIANRYKLGLPTLKSEE